In Streptococcus parasuis, the following proteins share a genomic window:
- a CDS encoding DNA polymerase III subunit alpha — MLAQLDTKTVYTFMDSMVTIEEYVKRAKNLGYQTIGIMDIHSLYAAYGFLETCQKEGLRPIIGCELDWKYNNGQSEILTKLIALSTKGYQNLMKISTAKMTGQDDFDSIRQFLQDIAVIVPFKDGVDKLDLGVDYYIGIYSDTPVQSFDHPVLPLHTVRYFQENQLESLQVLRAIRDNIPLNQVNEIEHQQVLLSAERLTMIFKERYPQAISNLAQLVENVSYHLDKKVKLPRFNRQRPAVEELREKAQAGLAEKQLDFPLYQERLDKELAIIHQMGFDDYFLIVWDLLRFGRSQGYYMGMGRGSAVGSLVAYALNITGIDPVKHNLLFERFLNSERYSMPDIDIDIPDVHRSDFIRYVRDRYGTTHAAQIVTYSTFGAKQAIRDVFKRFGTPEYELTNITKKISFRDSLESAYQRNAAFRQIINSKIEYQKAFAIARQIEGQPRQTSIHAAGVVVSDEDLTDTIPLKIGDDMLITQYDAHAVEANGLLKMDFLGLRNLTFVQKMAELVKKKYNKTIDIAAIDLEDSATLELFAKGLTKGIFQFEQPGAISLLKRVKPNRFEDIVATTSLNRPGASDYSENFVQRKQGKEAVVLLDPSIASILEPTYGIMLYQEQVMQIAQVYAGFTLGKADLLRRAMSKKNVQEMQAMEADFLIGAEKNGHEKSKAKDIFAMMAKFAGYGFNRSHAYAYSALAFQMAYFKTHYPDVFFEVMLNYSNVAYIHDALQFEFQIAPLYINTIPYHDKFEQDKIYIGLKTIKGLSRDFAIWIIENRPFITFEDFILRLPHQYRKKEQLLPLIQLGLFDEIESNRKKIVENLENLFVFAEAFGTFFAEEAYSWKHVDDYSNIEKYNMEQEIIGLGISPHPLIQLQKESSQRLTDIVDLETESKATVLVQIQSVRVIRTKKTGEQMAFLQVTDTKHKLDVTLFPETYRKYQSFLKENVICYLTGRVQERDNQHQLVLDYLELVAQEKLWILLENKENDFAIARILEKYRGTIPVVLHYQDSNQTIQAETYLVMKTPQLEEELAEFVMKAIFR, encoded by the coding sequence ATGCTAGCGCAATTAGATACAAAAACCGTCTATACCTTTATGGATAGCATGGTTACAATTGAAGAATACGTTAAACGTGCAAAAAATCTTGGCTATCAGACTATAGGAATCATGGATATTCATTCTTTGTACGCTGCATATGGATTTTTGGAAACCTGTCAAAAAGAAGGGCTCAGACCCATCATTGGTTGTGAATTGGACTGGAAATATAATAACGGCCAGTCAGAAATTTTAACGAAACTGATCGCATTATCGACAAAGGGTTACCAAAACCTGATGAAAATCTCTACCGCAAAAATGACCGGTCAAGATGATTTTGATTCGATTCGTCAATTTCTTCAAGATATTGCAGTTATTGTCCCTTTTAAAGATGGTGTCGATAAACTTGATTTGGGGGTAGACTATTATATAGGTATTTATTCAGATACACCAGTTCAGTCTTTTGACCATCCTGTCCTTCCGTTACATACAGTGCGTTATTTTCAAGAAAATCAACTAGAGAGTCTTCAAGTTTTACGTGCTATCAGAGACAATATTCCTCTTAATCAAGTAAACGAAATTGAACACCAGCAAGTTTTACTATCTGCTGAAAGATTAACGATGATCTTCAAGGAGCGATATCCTCAGGCAATCTCCAATCTTGCACAATTAGTGGAAAATGTTTCTTATCATCTTGATAAAAAAGTTAAACTTCCTCGATTTAATCGTCAGCGACCTGCAGTTGAGGAATTGAGAGAAAAAGCACAAGCAGGCTTAGCGGAAAAACAATTGGATTTCCCCCTTTATCAAGAACGTTTGGATAAGGAATTGGCCATCATTCATCAGATGGGATTTGATGATTATTTCCTGATTGTATGGGATTTACTTCGATTTGGTCGTAGCCAGGGTTACTATATGGGAATGGGACGAGGATCAGCTGTAGGAAGTTTGGTTGCTTATGCATTAAATATTACAGGTATTGATCCTGTCAAACACAACTTGCTATTTGAACGGTTTCTAAATAGTGAACGGTATTCTATGCCCGATATAGATATTGATATACCGGATGTCCATCGCTCGGATTTTATCCGTTATGTTCGTGATCGCTATGGTACGACGCATGCGGCTCAAATTGTGACCTATTCTACTTTTGGAGCCAAGCAAGCTATCCGCGATGTCTTTAAGCGTTTTGGAACACCGGAATATGAACTGACCAATATTACTAAAAAAATTTCTTTTCGTGATAGTCTGGAGTCCGCTTATCAGAGAAACGCCGCATTTCGCCAAATCATCAATAGTAAAATAGAGTATCAAAAAGCCTTTGCTATTGCTAGACAAATTGAAGGCCAGCCAAGGCAAACATCAATTCATGCTGCTGGTGTTGTGGTTAGTGACGAGGACTTGACGGATACTATTCCATTAAAAATCGGCGACGATATGCTGATAACACAGTATGATGCTCACGCGGTTGAAGCTAATGGACTTCTAAAGATGGATTTTCTGGGGTTAAGAAACCTGACATTTGTTCAGAAAATGGCGGAATTGGTCAAGAAGAAATATAATAAAACGATTGATATTGCTGCAATTGATTTGGAGGATTCGGCAACTTTAGAATTATTTGCCAAAGGGCTGACCAAAGGTATTTTTCAATTTGAACAGCCAGGTGCCATTAGTTTATTAAAACGTGTAAAACCTAATCGTTTTGAGGATATCGTAGCTACAACAAGTTTGAACCGCCCGGGTGCGAGTGATTATTCAGAGAATTTTGTTCAACGAAAACAGGGCAAAGAAGCAGTCGTCTTGTTAGATCCATCAATTGCTTCTATACTTGAACCGACCTACGGGATTATGCTTTATCAAGAACAGGTCATGCAGATTGCTCAAGTGTATGCTGGATTTACGCTTGGGAAAGCTGACTTGCTCCGTCGAGCCATGTCTAAGAAAAATGTTCAGGAAATGCAAGCGATGGAGGCTGATTTTTTAATAGGAGCTGAAAAGAATGGCCATGAGAAGTCAAAAGCCAAAGATATTTTTGCGATGATGGCCAAGTTTGCTGGATACGGTTTTAATAGAAGTCATGCCTATGCGTATTCAGCCCTTGCCTTTCAGATGGCTTATTTTAAAACTCATTATCCAGATGTATTTTTTGAAGTGATGTTGAATTATTCGAATGTAGCTTATATTCATGATGCCTTGCAATTCGAATTTCAGATTGCCCCATTGTACATCAATACCATTCCTTACCATGATAAATTTGAGCAAGATAAAATCTACATTGGTTTAAAAACTATTAAAGGATTATCTAGAGATTTCGCTATTTGGATAATAGAAAATCGACCATTCATTACATTCGAAGATTTTATTCTACGACTACCTCATCAATATAGAAAAAAAGAACAGTTATTGCCGTTGATACAACTTGGTTTATTTGATGAGATTGAGTCGAATCGGAAGAAAATAGTTGAAAATCTTGAAAATCTGTTCGTTTTTGCGGAAGCATTTGGGACTTTTTTTGCGGAGGAAGCCTATAGTTGGAAGCATGTGGATGACTATTCCAATATCGAGAAATACAACATGGAACAAGAAATAATTGGTTTGGGAATTAGTCCACACCCTCTCATTCAATTACAAAAAGAATCTTCCCAAAGACTTACTGACATTGTAGATTTAGAAACTGAAAGCAAGGCAACAGTTTTGGTTCAAATTCAATCTGTGCGTGTTATTCGAACCAAAAAAACTGGGGAGCAAATGGCCTTTCTACAAGTAACCGATACAAAACATAAATTGGATGTTACTTTATTTCCTGAAACTTACAGAAAATATCAATCGTTTTTAAAAGAAAATGTCATTTGTTATTTGACTGGAAGGGTTCAGGAACGGGATAATCAACACCAACTCGTGCTGGATTATTTAGAATTGGTCGCACAAGAAAAACTTTGGATATTGTTAGAAAACAAAGAGAATGATTTTGCAATTGCTCGCATTTTAGAAAAATATAGGGGAACTATTCCCGTTGTTCTACACTATCAAGATAGTAATCAGACAATTCAAGCTGAGACATATTTGGTAATGAAAACGCCTCAATTAGAAGAAGAATTGGCAGAATTTGTTATGAAAGCGATTTTTCGATAA
- the pfkA gene encoding 6-phosphofructokinase, translated as MKRIAVLTSGGDAPGMNAAIRAVVRQAISEGMEVYGINEGYAGMVAGDIHELSARSVGDVISRGGTFLGSARYPEFAKLEGQLKGIEQLKKHGIEGVVVIGGDGSYHGAMRLTEHGFPAIGLPGTIDNDIVGTDFTIGFDTAVTTAMDAIDKIRDTSSSHRRTFVVEVMGRHAGDIALWAGIASGADVIVVPEEEYNISEIVERIKAGYENGKKHSIIVLAEGVMPAAKFAEELKAAGDTSDLRVTELGHIQRGGSPTARDRVLASRMGAHAVKLLKEGRGGLAVGIRNEQMVENPILGTAEEGALFSLTADGKIVVNNPHKADLELADLNRNLSI; from the coding sequence ATGAAACGTATTGCTGTTTTGACCAGTGGTGGTGATGCCCCTGGTATGAATGCTGCTATTCGTGCAGTTGTTCGCCAAGCAATTTCAGAAGGAATGGAAGTTTATGGAATCAATGAAGGTTACGCAGGTATGGTTGCGGGTGATATCCACGAATTGTCTGCACGTTCTGTAGGTGATGTAATTTCACGTGGAGGAACATTCCTTGGTTCAGCTCGTTATCCAGAATTTGCCAAATTAGAAGGGCAACTTAAAGGGATTGAGCAATTGAAAAAACATGGTATCGAAGGTGTAGTTGTCATTGGTGGTGACGGTTCTTACCATGGTGCAATGCGCTTAACAGAACATGGTTTCCCAGCTATTGGTCTTCCGGGAACAATTGATAATGACATTGTAGGTACAGATTTTACAATCGGTTTTGATACAGCTGTAACTACTGCTATGGACGCGATTGATAAGATCCGTGACACTTCTTCAAGTCACCGACGTACCTTTGTTGTCGAAGTAATGGGTCGCCATGCAGGTGACATTGCTCTTTGGGCTGGTATTGCATCTGGTGCTGATGTCATAGTGGTTCCAGAAGAAGAATATAATATCAGTGAAATTGTAGAGCGTATAAAAGCTGGCTACGAAAATGGTAAGAAACATAGCATTATTGTCTTGGCTGAAGGAGTTATGCCTGCTGCTAAATTTGCTGAAGAGTTGAAGGCAGCTGGTGATACTAGCGATCTTCGTGTGACTGAACTCGGTCATATTCAACGTGGTGGTTCACCAACAGCACGTGATCGTGTACTTGCATCTCGTATGGGAGCTCATGCGGTTAAACTATTGAAAGAAGGTCGTGGAGGCCTTGCAGTAGGTATCCGCAATGAACAAATGGTAGAAAATCCAATTCTAGGAACTGCAGAAGAAGGTGCCTTGTTCAGCTTGACTGCTGACGGTAAGATTGTTGTAAATAATCCACACAAAGCAGATTTGGAATTGGCTGATTTAAATCGTAACTTGTCTATTTAA
- the pyk gene encoding pyruvate kinase: MNKRVKIVATLGPAVEIRGGKKFGDDGYWGEKLDVEASAQKIAQLITEGANVFRFNFSHGDHQEQGERMATVRRAEEIAGKKVAFLLDTKGPEIRTELFEGDAKEFSYTTGEQLRVATKQGIKSTKEVIALNVAGGLDVFDDVEVGKQILVDDGKLGLTVIAKDEETREFIVGVENDGVIAKQKGVNIPYTKIPFPALADRDNADIRFGLEQGLNFIAISFVRTAKDVEEVRNICKETGNDHVQLFAKIENQQGIDNIDEIIEAADGIMIARGDMGIEVPFEMVPVYQKMIITKVNAAGKAVITATNMLETMTEKPRATRSEVSDVFNAVIDGTDATMLSGESANGKYPVESVRTMATIAKNAQTLLNEYGRLNSDHFNRASKTEVIASAVKDACHSMNIKLVVTVTETGFSARQISKYRPDADILAITFTEKVQKSLMVNWGVIPVVTEKPDSTDDMFELAEKVALEQGLVESGDDIVIVAGVPVGVSGSTNTMRVRTVK, translated from the coding sequence ATGAACAAACGTGTCAAAATCGTTGCAACTCTTGGTCCTGCGGTTGAAATCCGCGGTGGTAAAAAATTCGGTGACGATGGTTACTGGGGCGAAAAATTAGATGTTGAAGCATCTGCTCAAAAAATTGCCCAATTGATTACTGAAGGTGCTAACGTATTCCGTTTCAACTTCTCACATGGTGACCACCAAGAGCAAGGTGAACGTATGGCAACTGTACGTCGAGCTGAAGAAATTGCTGGTAAAAAAGTAGCTTTCTTGTTGGATACAAAAGGTCCTGAAATTCGTACTGAGTTATTCGAAGGTGATGCAAAAGAGTTTTCTTATACAACTGGTGAGCAACTTCGCGTAGCAACAAAACAAGGCATCAAATCAACTAAAGAAGTGATTGCTTTGAACGTCGCTGGTGGTCTTGATGTATTCGACGACGTTGAAGTTGGTAAACAAATCCTTGTAGACGATGGTAAACTTGGATTGACAGTTATTGCTAAAGATGAAGAAACTCGTGAATTCATCGTTGGTGTTGAAAATGATGGTGTTATCGCAAAACAAAAAGGTGTAAACATTCCTTACACTAAAATTCCTTTCCCAGCTCTTGCAGATCGTGATAACGCAGATATTCGTTTTGGTCTTGAGCAAGGTTTGAACTTCATCGCAATTTCATTTGTACGTACTGCAAAAGACGTTGAAGAAGTGCGTAACATCTGTAAAGAAACTGGTAACGATCATGTTCAATTGTTCGCAAAAATTGAAAACCAACAAGGTATCGATAATATTGATGAAATCATCGAAGCAGCTGATGGTATCATGATTGCGCGTGGTGACATGGGTATTGAAGTACCGTTTGAAATGGTTCCAGTTTACCAAAAAATGATTATCACTAAAGTGAATGCGGCTGGTAAAGCAGTTATTACGGCAACAAACATGTTGGAAACAATGACTGAAAAACCACGTGCAACTCGTTCAGAAGTTTCAGACGTGTTCAACGCAGTTATCGATGGTACAGATGCTACAATGCTTTCTGGTGAGTCAGCAAATGGTAAATACCCTGTTGAATCAGTACGCACAATGGCAACTATTGCTAAGAATGCTCAAACATTGTTGAATGAATATGGTCGTTTGAATTCAGATCACTTTAACCGTGCTTCTAAAACTGAAGTTATCGCATCTGCAGTTAAAGATGCTTGTCATTCAATGAACATCAAATTGGTGGTAACTGTGACAGAAACTGGTTTCTCAGCTCGTCAAATTTCTAAATACCGCCCAGATGCAGACATTCTTGCAATTACTTTCACAGAGAAAGTTCAAAAATCATTGATGGTGAACTGGGGGGTTATTCCAGTAGTAACTGAAAAACCAGACTCAACTGATGATATGTTCGAATTGGCTGAAAAAGTTGCTTTGGAACAAGGTCTTGTTGAATCAGGTGACGATATTGTTATCGTTGCTGGTGTGCCAGTTGGTGTATCAGGTTCAACAAACACAATGCGTGTTCGCACTGTAAAATAA
- a CDS encoding IS630 family transposase (programmed frameshift) — MAYSLDFRKKVLAYCEKTGSITEASVVFDISRNTIYQWLKLMESTGELHHQVKGTKPRKVDREKLKNYLKAHPDAFLTEIASEFGCHPTAIHYALKAMGYTPKKKSCTYYEQDPEKVNQFLKEFNNLSHLTPVYIDETGFETYFHREYGRSLKGQLITGQVSGRRFQRLSLVAGLINGEIIAPMTYKETMTSDFFEAWFKTFLLPTLDRPSVIIMDNARFHRMSKLKELCKEQGHRLLPLPPYSPEYNPSEKTWAQIKKHLRKVLPNCDTFLEALLSCSCFN, encoded by the exons ATGGCATATTCATTAGATTTTCGTAAAAAAGTTCTCGCATACTGTGAGAAAACCGGCAGTATTACTGAAGCATCTGTTGTTTTCGATATTTCCCGCAACACCATCTATCAATGGCTAAAATTAATGGAGAGTACAGGCGAGCTTCATCACCAAGTTAAGGGAACCAAACCAAGAAAAGTTGATAGAGAAAAATTAAAGAACTATCTTAAAGCTCATCCAGATGCTTTTTTGACTGAAATAGCTTCTGAATTTGGCTGTCATCCAACAGCTATTCATTACGCTCTCAAAGCTATGGGGTATACTC CGAAAAAAAAGAGCTGTACCTACTATGAACAAGACCCTGAGAAAGTAAATCAGTTCCTTAAAGAATTTAATAACTTAAGTCACTTGACACCTGTTTATATTGACGAGACAGGGTTTGAGACATATTTTCATCGAGAATATGGTCGATCTTTGAAAGGTCAGTTGATCACTGGTCAGGTCTCTGGAAGAAGATTCCAGCGGCTATCTTTAGTCGCAGGTCTTATAAACGGTGAGATTATAGCCCCAATGACCTACAAAGAAACCATGACTAGTGACTTTTTCGAAGCTTGGTTTAAAACATTCTTACTACCCACTTTAGATAGACCATCTGTTATCATTATGGACAATGCAAGGTTTCATCGGATGAGTAAGCTAAAAGAGTTATGCAAGGAGCAGGGTCATAGACTTTTACCACTTCCTCCTTACTCACCTGAGTATAATCCCAGTGAGAAAACATGGGCTCAGATTAAAAAACACCTCAGAAAAGTATTGCCAAATTGCGATACTTTTCTTGAGGCACTTTTGTCCTGTTCTTGTTTCAATTAA
- a CDS encoding NAD(P)/FAD-dependent oxidoreductase, which produces MKKQVIIIGGGIVGSTAAFYLSQEEQIDLTLVDSGVGTATRAAAGIICPWMAQKKNKDWYKLTSDGAVFYRQLVADLEKSGATEIPFKQTGTIGLKSKPELLDKIQKIAEDRRADTPTIGKITPLIGAEISQYLPLLKPDYFGIHLEGGGRIDGGRLIDILQEQVLKNGGALLQGQAKLLDANRVEVDNQVLSADHIILATGAWLPHILEPLGYQVDVRPQKGQLFELDTEFDTDNWPVCMPYGEIDILPFENGKIIIGATHEDDMGYDLELDPEKIQAMHDKIAEFMPDLANYPVARTRIGTRAYTSTYSPFYGNIEDMPNVWVASGLGSTGLTNGPIIGWQIANEILGYESNLDRTPYSPNNYIKRVKN; this is translated from the coding sequence ATGAAAAAACAAGTTATTATTATAGGCGGAGGAATAGTCGGTTCAACAGCTGCCTTCTATCTCTCCCAAGAAGAACAAATTGACCTTACACTAGTAGACTCTGGGGTAGGAACAGCTACTCGAGCTGCTGCTGGTATCATTTGCCCATGGATGGCTCAAAAGAAAAATAAAGACTGGTATAAGTTAACATCCGATGGTGCTGTTTTCTACCGTCAATTGGTAGCCGATTTGGAAAAATCGGGTGCTACTGAGATTCCCTTCAAACAGACTGGAACTATCGGACTAAAAAGCAAGCCTGAACTACTTGATAAAATCCAAAAAATAGCGGAGGACCGTCGTGCTGACACTCCAACTATCGGGAAAATCACCCCTTTAATTGGCGCAGAAATCAGCCAGTACCTGCCACTACTTAAACCAGACTATTTTGGTATCCATTTAGAAGGTGGCGGTCGTATTGATGGTGGGCGTTTAATTGATATCCTTCAAGAGCAAGTGTTAAAAAATGGCGGAGCGCTTCTACAAGGACAGGCAAAACTGTTAGATGCCAATAGAGTCGAAGTAGATAATCAAGTGCTTAGTGCTGACCATATAATCTTAGCCACAGGAGCCTGGTTGCCACATATTCTTGAACCTCTTGGTTATCAAGTGGATGTTCGACCACAAAAAGGACAATTGTTCGAATTAGATACAGAATTCGATACCGACAATTGGCCAGTTTGTATGCCATACGGAGAGATTGACATCCTACCATTTGAAAATGGAAAAATCATTATTGGTGCAACTCATGAAGATGATATGGGCTACGATTTAGAACTAGACCCTGAAAAAATCCAAGCCATGCATGATAAAATAGCTGAATTCATGCCTGATTTGGCAAATTATCCTGTAGCCAGAACTCGCATTGGAACGCGAGCCTATACTTCAACTTATTCTCCATTCTACGGAAATATTGAGGATATGCCTAATGTCTGGGTAGCTAGCGGTCTAGGCTCTACTGGTTTAACAAATGGGCCAATTATCGGTTGGCAAATCGCAAACGAAATTCTTGGATACGAATCAAACTTAGATCGAACACCATACTCACCTAATAATTATATAAAAAGAGTCAAAAACTAG
- a CDS encoding GDSL-type esterase/lipase family protein, which produces MSDIMYPEVLTVGSGAVKVATVGDSLTYGYGLENREKDAYPCILAEKLGSHYQVSNYGLSGRSLQSTADFPYFNEKNAQLSLDSEADIVIIMIGSNDSRAPYWNRERFVREYKEMAERYANLSSQPDVYLVIPPFVPTSRFGLNNQIVEAELQTIITEIGNQLDLPVINLYSVTKGHNEYYSDGLHLNPLGNQVIASEIYRHLVNEIV; this is translated from the coding sequence GTGTCAGATATAATGTATCCTGAGGTCCTAACCGTTGGAAGTGGGGCCGTAAAAGTTGCAACAGTCGGAGATAGTTTGACTTATGGATATGGCTTAGAGAATCGTGAAAAAGATGCCTATCCTTGTATTCTAGCTGAGAAACTTGGCTCACATTATCAAGTTTCAAATTATGGTTTGAGTGGGCGTTCACTTCAGTCAACTGCAGATTTTCCTTATTTTAATGAGAAAAATGCTCAGTTATCTTTAGATAGCGAAGCGGATATTGTGATCATCATGATAGGCAGTAATGATAGCCGAGCGCCTTATTGGAATAGAGAACGGTTTGTCCGGGAATATAAAGAAATGGCAGAGCGTTATGCTAATCTTTCAAGTCAGCCAGATGTCTATCTTGTTATTCCACCTTTCGTTCCAACCAGTCGCTTTGGATTGAATAATCAAATTGTTGAAGCAGAACTTCAAACAATTATTACTGAAATAGGGAATCAATTGGATCTACCAGTTATAAATCTCTATTCGGTAACAAAAGGTCATAATGAGTATTATAGTGATGGGCTCCATTTGAATCCACTAGGAAACCAAGTAATTGCTTCTGAAATTTACCGTCATCTCGTCAATGAAATAGTTTGA
- the lepB gene encoding signal peptidase I codes for MVKRDFVKHIVLLLLLLTGIIGLRVWFFEPVTITKDESNTYLHENDSIIAFKNATIEHGDFILYSVDGHEYVSRVIAMTNERVTYMDDVLYRNDVVVDETYLDAPQFQEYYTEDLTVATITDGKLQVIPRDYFLVLNDNRTNKDDSRTFGLIPKKNVIGRLTFRISPLSDFGFIKTGLVNGN; via the coding sequence ATGGTTAAGAGAGATTTTGTAAAACACATTGTATTGTTATTATTGTTACTAACGGGAATCATTGGTTTACGTGTTTGGTTTTTTGAGCCAGTAACAATTACCAAAGATGAATCAAATACTTATTTACATGAAAATGATTCCATTATTGCATTTAAAAATGCAACGATTGAACATGGAGATTTCATTTTGTATTCGGTTGATGGTCACGAGTATGTCAGCAGAGTCATTGCGATGACTAATGAGAGAGTCACTTATATGGATGATGTATTATATCGAAATGATGTCGTAGTGGATGAAACTTATTTGGATGCTCCTCAATTTCAAGAATATTATACGGAGGATTTAACGGTGGCTACCATCACAGATGGAAAGCTTCAAGTAATTCCAAGGGATTATTTTTTGGTTTTGAATGATAATCGCACAAATAAAGATGATAGTAGGACTTTTGGTTTGATTCCTAAAAAAAATGTGATTGGTCGATTAACATTTAGAATTAGTCCGCTTTCAGATTTTGGTTTTATAAAAACAGGATTAGTAAATGGAAACTAG
- the glmS gene encoding glutamine--fructose-6-phosphate transaminase (isomerizing), which produces MCGIVGVVGNTNATDILIQGLEKLEYRGYDSAGIFITGGEQAHLVKAVGRIAELSAKVGDKTEGTTGIGHTRWATHGKPTENNAHPHTSQTAGHILVHNGVIENYAEIKEEYLAGHDLKGQTDTEIAVHLIGQFAEEGLSTLEAFKKALKIIQGSYAFALIDATDADTIYVAKNKSPLLIGLGDGYNMVCSDAMAMIRETSEYMEIHDKELVIVKKDSVEVMDYDGNAIERGSYTAELDLSDIGKGTYPYYMLKEIDEQPTVMRKLISAYTNEAGQVTVDADIIKAVQEADRIYILAAGTSYHAGFASKDFLEKLTDTPVELGISSEWGYNMPLLSKKPLFVMISQSGETADSRQVLVKANEMGIPSLTVTNVPGSTLSREATYTMLLHAGPEIAVASTKAYTAQIATLAILAKAVGDANGNAYAKEFDLVHELSIVAQSIEASLSEKDVIAEKVEKLLSTTRNAFYIGRGSDYYVSMEASLKLKEISYIQCEGFAAGELKHGTISLIEDGVPVLALISNHPHLASHTRGNIQEVVARGAKVLTIVDEAVAKEEDDITVTTVHPFLSAIAMVVPTQLIAYYATLQRGLDVDKPRNLAKSVTVE; this is translated from the coding sequence ATGTGTGGAATCGTTGGGGTTGTAGGAAATACAAACGCAACTGATATTTTGATTCAAGGACTGGAAAAATTAGAATACCGTGGTTATGATTCAGCAGGTATTTTTATCACAGGTGGTGAGCAAGCTCATCTTGTGAAAGCTGTTGGTCGCATTGCAGAATTGTCTGCAAAAGTTGGCGATAAGACTGAAGGGACAACAGGGATCGGTCATACTCGCTGGGCGACTCATGGGAAACCAACTGAGAATAACGCTCATCCTCATACATCTCAAACTGCTGGACATATCCTTGTTCACAACGGTGTGATTGAAAACTATGCAGAAATCAAGGAAGAGTATCTTGCAGGACATGACTTGAAAGGGCAGACTGATACAGAGATTGCTGTCCACTTGATTGGTCAATTTGCAGAAGAAGGTTTGTCAACTCTAGAAGCCTTCAAAAAAGCATTGAAGATTATTCAAGGTTCATATGCCTTTGCCTTGATTGATGCTACGGATGCAGATACTATCTATGTTGCCAAAAATAAATCTCCACTTTTGATTGGATTGGGCGATGGCTATAACATGGTTTGCTCAGATGCCATGGCTATGATTCGTGAGACAAGTGAATATATGGAAATTCACGATAAGGAATTGGTTATCGTGAAAAAAGATAGTGTTGAAGTCATGGACTATGATGGCAATGCGATTGAACGTGGTAGTTATACAGCTGAGCTCGATTTGTCAGATATTGGTAAGGGAACTTATCCATACTACATGCTCAAGGAAATCGACGAGCAACCAACTGTTATGCGTAAATTGATTAGCGCATATACTAATGAAGCTGGTCAGGTAACGGTTGATGCGGATATTATCAAGGCAGTACAAGAAGCTGACCGTATCTATATCTTGGCTGCTGGAACTTCCTATCACGCAGGATTTGCCTCAAAAGACTTCTTGGAAAAATTGACAGATACACCAGTAGAACTGGGAATTTCATCAGAGTGGGGCTACAATATGCCGCTTTTGAGTAAAAAGCCGCTCTTTGTCATGATTAGCCAGTCAGGTGAAACTGCTGATAGCCGTCAGGTATTGGTTAAAGCTAATGAAATGGGCATTCCAAGTTTGACTGTGACCAACGTTCCTGGTTCTACCCTATCACGTGAGGCAACTTACACCATGTTGCTCCATGCAGGACCAGAAATTGCGGTAGCTTCTACAAAAGCCTACACTGCACAGATTGCGACTTTGGCAATCTTGGCTAAGGCTGTTGGTGATGCAAATGGCAATGCCTACGCGAAAGAATTTGACTTGGTGCATGAATTGTCCATCGTAGCTCAATCTATCGAGGCCAGCTTGTCAGAAAAAGATGTGATTGCTGAAAAAGTTGAAAAACTCTTATCAACCACTCGCAACGCATTCTATATCGGTCGTGGTAGTGACTACTACGTTTCTATGGAAGCCAGCTTGAAATTGAAAGAAATTTCATACATCCAATGTGAAGGCTTTGCGGCAGGTGAATTGAAACACGGTACCATTTCATTGATTGAAGACGGTGTTCCTGTCTTGGCCTTGATTTCAAATCATCCACACCTTGCAAGCCATACTCGAGGCAATATTCAGGAAGTAGTGGCGCGTGGTGCCAAAGTCTTGACAATAGTAGATGAAGCAGTAGCTAAGGAAGAAGATGACATCACTGTTACAACTGTTCATCCATTCTTGTCAGCGATTGCTATGGTCGTTCCAACACAGTTGATTGCTTACTATGCAACATTACAACGCGGTTTGGATGTTGATAAACCACGTAATTTGGCGAAATCAGTAACAGTTGAATAA